A stretch of the Myxococcus guangdongensis genome encodes the following:
- a CDS encoding S-adenosylmethionine:tRNA ribosyltransferase-isomerase yields MKPARWPGEHPEEGRLLHVEPRARRFQDAHLRELPSLLREKDLLVVNDAATFPASLQGRTAAAERIELRLLSHEPDGTWLAVLFGAGDWRKRTEDRPSPPVLEAGARLTVVGLSARVVEVLPPSPRLLRVAFDDDGADLWSALYQGGRPVQYAHTLAPLSLWHVQTGYGARPWAVEAPSAGLPLTWNLLLALRRRGVRLASLTHAAGLSSTGDAVLDAALPRPERSDIPAVTVAQVQATRAEGGRVVAVGTTVVRALEGRAAMNGGRLVAGESVTDLLLGPGFVPRVVDGLLTGMHEPGTSHHALLQAFAPLSLLGDAAAHAEAKGYLGHEFGDSCLLLDT; encoded by the coding sequence ATGAAGCCCGCGCGTTGGCCTGGAGAACATCCGGAGGAAGGGCGGCTCTTGCACGTGGAGCCCCGCGCCCGCCGCTTCCAGGACGCCCACCTGAGGGAGTTGCCCTCGCTCCTGCGCGAGAAGGACCTGCTGGTGGTGAACGACGCGGCCACGTTCCCCGCCTCGCTGCAGGGGCGCACGGCGGCCGCGGAGCGCATCGAGCTGCGCCTGCTGTCGCACGAACCGGACGGGACGTGGCTCGCCGTGCTCTTCGGCGCGGGGGACTGGCGCAAGCGCACCGAGGACCGCCCCTCACCGCCCGTGCTCGAAGCGGGTGCTCGCCTCACCGTCGTCGGCCTGTCCGCGCGGGTGGTGGAGGTGCTGCCTCCCTCGCCGCGTCTGTTGCGCGTGGCCTTCGATGACGACGGCGCCGACCTCTGGTCCGCGCTCTACCAGGGCGGCCGCCCCGTGCAGTACGCGCACACCCTGGCGCCGCTGTCCCTGTGGCATGTGCAGACGGGCTATGGCGCCAGGCCCTGGGCCGTGGAGGCACCTTCGGCGGGACTGCCCCTCACCTGGAACCTGCTGCTCGCCCTGCGCCGTCGCGGTGTGAGGCTCGCGTCGCTCACCCACGCGGCGGGCCTGTCCTCGACGGGAGACGCGGTGTTGGACGCGGCGCTGCCCCGGCCCGAGCGCTCGGACATCCCCGCTGTCACGGTGGCCCAGGTGCAGGCCACACGCGCGGAGGGAGGACGTGTCGTCGCGGTGGGCACCACGGTGGTTCGCGCGCTGGAGGGCAGGGCGGCGATGAACGGCGGACGGCTGGTGGCGGGAGAGTCGGTGACGGACCTCCTCCTGGGGCCGGGCTTCGTGCCGCGCGTGGTGGACGGCCTGCTCACCGGCATGCACGAGCCGGGCACCAGCCACCACGCGCTGCTCCAGGCCTTCGCCCCGCTGTCCCTGCTCGGAGACGCGGCCGCGCACGCGGAGGCGAAGGGCTACCTGGGGCACGAGTTCGGGGACTCGTGCCTCCTCTTGGACACGTGA
- a CDS encoding zinc-dependent alcohol dehydrogenase, with the protein MKAIVFHGIGDIRLDDVEEPQLEKPTDAIVKLSASAICGTDLHMIRGTMPGMKPGTILGHEGVGYIEALGEDVRNFNVGDRVVIPSTIACGNCVYCRAGYHSQCNDANPNGAAAGTAFFGGPAPTGPFHGMQAEKVRVPFANAGLVRIPDGVSDEQAILVSDIFPTGYFGAELAEIKPGDTVAVFGCGPVGLFAIVSAKLFGAGRIFAIDCHEDRLELARAQGAEVIHFDEEEPVATLLRLTNGIGVDRAIDAVGVDAVHAHAGPAAKEAQAQKAELKREVKEAAPKTNPDGDNWVPGDAPAQVLQWAVAGLAKAGTLSIIGVYPQQVRTFPIGAAMNKNLTLKMGNCNHRKYIPRLLELVRTGEVDPTAILSHVEPMASALDAYRNFDLRKPGWVKVELEPSQLQ; encoded by the coding sequence ATGAAGGCCATCGTATTCCATGGGATTGGGGACATCCGGCTCGACGACGTGGAGGAGCCCCAGTTGGAGAAGCCCACGGACGCCATCGTCAAGCTGTCGGCGAGCGCCATCTGTGGCACGGACCTGCACATGATTCGCGGGACGATGCCGGGGATGAAGCCGGGCACCATCCTGGGCCACGAGGGCGTGGGCTACATCGAGGCGCTCGGCGAGGACGTGCGCAACTTCAACGTGGGTGATCGCGTGGTCATCCCGTCCACCATCGCCTGCGGCAACTGCGTGTACTGCCGCGCGGGCTACCATTCGCAGTGCAACGACGCGAACCCCAACGGCGCCGCCGCGGGCACGGCCTTCTTCGGAGGCCCCGCGCCGACGGGCCCCTTCCACGGCATGCAGGCGGAGAAGGTGCGCGTGCCCTTCGCCAACGCGGGGCTGGTGAGGATTCCGGACGGCGTCAGCGACGAGCAGGCCATCCTCGTCTCGGACATCTTCCCGACGGGCTACTTCGGCGCGGAGCTGGCGGAAATCAAACCCGGGGACACCGTGGCGGTGTTCGGCTGCGGCCCGGTGGGGTTGTTCGCCATCGTCAGCGCGAAGCTGTTCGGCGCCGGCCGCATCTTCGCCATCGACTGCCACGAGGACCGGCTGGAGCTGGCGCGCGCGCAGGGCGCGGAGGTCATCCACTTCGATGAAGAGGAGCCGGTGGCGACGCTGCTGCGCCTGACGAACGGCATCGGCGTGGACCGGGCCATCGACGCGGTGGGCGTGGACGCGGTGCACGCGCACGCAGGGCCTGCCGCGAAGGAGGCCCAGGCCCAGAAGGCGGAGCTCAAGCGCGAGGTGAAGGAGGCCGCGCCCAAGACGAACCCGGACGGCGACAACTGGGTGCCTGGCGACGCGCCCGCGCAGGTGCTCCAGTGGGCGGTGGCGGGCCTGGCCAAGGCGGGCACGCTGTCCATCATCGGCGTCTACCCGCAGCAGGTGCGCACGTTCCCCATCGGCGCGGCGATGAACAAGAACCTCACGCTCAAGATGGGCAACTGCAACCACCGCAAGTACATCCCCCGGCTGCTGGAGCTGGTGCGCACCGGAGAGGTGGACCCCACGGCCATCCTCTCGCACGTGGAGCCCATGGCCAGCGCGCTGGACGCCTACCGCAACTTCGACTTGCGCAAGCCCGGCTGGGTGAAGGTGGAGCTGGAGCCCTCGCAGCTCCAGTGA
- a CDS encoding Ppx/GppA phosphatase family protein: MPRRHPLQPVLAAIDVGTNAVRLELARPDADGALETLHQERDPIRPGEGVFATGTMPEATAQRLLSTLRRYSALCRRHKAQVRAVATSALREARNAPDIVRRVREESGLNLEVVSGKEEARLICLGVLHRKPPGTRSLLIDIGGGSTEVATAVGERPDNLWSLGLGSVRLTEVFDASRSVTTKQLRLMRGFVSEVLGKTLPPKLPHLPRVALGSSGTINAVVSFAAAENSGNATVRQLTQTVEMLAQMPVERRRKRFDPKRADIIVSGAVILEGVAKYLGIESVSVVNRGLRDGILVDLLYRQEAHQPDDDHSLSDAATAMGQRFFFDEKHAKQVTRLALRLFDDLAALHQLPLSVRPYLETAALLHDIGHAVNYERHHKHTYYLIRHADIPGLSDRERELVARVARYHRRSPPELAHSGMVGLTPTEARTVRKLATLLRVANALDHSHHQPIKDFRATNGRDGVAIHLHARQPVDLELWNAEREVLPFRRVFGRKLTFHVHHTAGR; encoded by the coding sequence ATGCCAAGACGCCACCCCCTCCAGCCCGTACTCGCCGCCATCGACGTGGGGACGAACGCCGTCCGCTTGGAGCTCGCCCGGCCGGATGCCGACGGGGCGCTCGAGACGCTGCACCAGGAACGCGACCCCATCCGCCCCGGTGAGGGCGTCTTCGCCACGGGCACCATGCCCGAGGCCACCGCCCAGCGGCTGCTCTCCACGCTGCGCCGGTACTCGGCCCTGTGCCGTCGCCACAAGGCGCAGGTCCGCGCGGTGGCCACCAGCGCCCTGCGCGAGGCGCGCAACGCCCCGGACATCGTCCGCCGCGTGCGCGAGGAGTCGGGCCTCAACCTGGAGGTCGTCAGCGGCAAGGAGGAGGCGCGCCTCATCTGCCTGGGCGTGCTGCACCGCAAGCCCCCAGGCACGCGCTCGCTGCTCATCGACATCGGCGGGGGCAGCACCGAGGTGGCCACCGCCGTGGGCGAGCGGCCCGACAACCTGTGGAGCCTGGGGCTCGGCTCGGTGCGGCTCACGGAGGTGTTCGACGCGTCGCGCTCGGTGACGACGAAGCAGCTGCGCCTGATGCGCGGCTTCGTGTCGGAGGTGCTGGGCAAGACGCTGCCGCCCAAGCTGCCGCACCTGCCCCGGGTGGCGCTCGGCTCGTCGGGCACCATCAACGCGGTGGTGTCCTTCGCTGCGGCGGAGAACAGCGGCAACGCCACCGTGCGCCAGCTCACGCAGACGGTGGAGATGCTGGCGCAGATGCCGGTGGAGCGGCGCAGGAAGCGCTTCGACCCCAAGCGCGCGGACATCATCGTCTCCGGCGCCGTCATCCTCGAGGGCGTGGCGAAGTACCTGGGCATCGAGTCCGTCAGCGTCGTCAACCGAGGCCTGCGCGACGGCATCCTGGTGGACCTGCTCTACCGCCAGGAGGCGCATCAGCCGGACGACGACCACAGCCTGTCCGACGCGGCCACCGCCATGGGCCAGCGCTTCTTCTTCGACGAGAAGCACGCCAAGCAGGTGACGCGGCTGGCGCTGCGGCTCTTCGATGATTTGGCCGCCCTGCACCAGCTGCCGCTGTCGGTGCGCCCGTATCTGGAGACGGCCGCGCTGCTCCACGACATCGGCCACGCGGTGAACTACGAGCGGCACCACAAGCACACGTACTACCTCATCCGGCACGCGGACATCCCAGGCCTGTCGGACCGCGAGCGGGAGCTGGTGGCCCGCGTGGCGCGCTACCACCGCAGGAGCCCTCCGGAGCTGGCCCACTCGGGCATGGTGGGGCTGACGCCCACCGAGGCCCGCACCGTGCGCAAGCTCGCCACCCTGCTGCGCGTGGCCAACGCGCTGGACCACAGCCACCACCAGCCCATCAAGGACTTCCGCGCCACCAACGGGCGCGACGGCGTGGCGATTCATCTGCACGCGCGCCAGCCGGTGGACCTGGAGCTGTGGAACGCGGAGCGCGAGGTGCTGCCCTTCCGCCGCGTCTTCGGCCGCAAGCTCACCTTCCACGTGCACCACACCGCGGGGCGCTGA
- a CDS encoding phospholipase D-like domain-containing protein has protein sequence MRPEAAVLPSPVPALVPGALVPEREDERCTLLDGGTEAYPRMLEAISFARHRIHLEVYTFEREGVGALFVDALVAAAKRGVSVKVVVDGWGSIGNSAYLTETLRAAGAKVRVYNPLTSLCLGRSWRNHRKILLVDDTVAFLGGINIGDAYAARGDVPGWADLAVELRGDICRQLGEKLTAGAAALTSGAVRLFLSGFAGGHRLRKRYLSAIDGAKHEVLLAHAYFLPDAAFVRALTRAARRGVRVSLLLAGRSDVLFARAATMRLYGTFLRAGVSIHEWTASTLHAKAAVVDGRTLLVGSFNLDPLSLVNLETLVEAEEPGVAAQAALWLEKHLALSRSVLLDQCGRSGLQRWLLDVVGLAVARFAERFASFIGRRRKR, from the coding sequence ATGCGTCCCGAAGCCGCCGTCCTCCCGTCGCCCGTGCCCGCCCTCGTCCCCGGAGCGCTCGTCCCGGAGCGGGAGGATGAGCGGTGCACGCTGCTGGACGGCGGCACCGAGGCGTACCCCCGGATGCTGGAGGCCATCTCCTTCGCCCGGCACCGCATCCACCTGGAGGTCTACACCTTCGAGCGCGAGGGCGTGGGCGCGCTCTTCGTGGACGCGCTCGTCGCCGCGGCGAAGCGGGGCGTGTCGGTGAAGGTGGTGGTGGACGGCTGGGGCAGCATCGGCAACAGCGCGTATCTCACCGAGACGCTGCGGGCCGCGGGCGCGAAGGTGCGGGTGTACAACCCGCTCACGTCGCTGTGCCTGGGGCGCTCGTGGCGCAACCACCGCAAGATTCTGCTCGTCGACGACACGGTGGCGTTCCTGGGTGGCATCAACATCGGGGATGCGTACGCGGCCCGGGGTGACGTGCCCGGTTGGGCGGACCTGGCCGTGGAGCTGCGAGGCGACATCTGCCGGCAGCTGGGCGAGAAGCTCACCGCGGGCGCGGCGGCGCTGACGTCCGGCGCGGTGCGCCTGTTCCTGTCCGGCTTCGCGGGAGGCCACCGGCTGCGCAAGCGCTACCTCTCCGCCATCGACGGCGCCAAGCACGAGGTGCTGCTCGCCCACGCGTACTTCCTGCCCGACGCGGCCTTCGTGCGGGCGCTGACGCGGGCGGCGCGCCGGGGCGTGCGGGTGTCGCTGCTGCTCGCGGGCCGCAGCGACGTCCTCTTCGCCAGGGCCGCCACCATGCGGCTGTACGGCACCTTCCTGCGCGCGGGCGTGAGCATCCACGAGTGGACCGCGTCCACGCTGCACGCCAAGGCGGCGGTGGTGGATGGCCGGACGCTGCTCGTGGGCAGCTTCAACCTGGACCCGCTCTCGCTGGTGAACCTGGAGACGCTGGTGGAGGCCGAGGAGCCCGGCGTGGCGGCGCAGGCGGCGCTGTGGCTGGAGAAGCACCTGGCGCTCTCGCGGAGCGTGCTGCTCGACCAATGCGGCCGCTCGGGGTTGCAGCGGTGGCTGTTGGATGTCGTGGGCCTGGCGGTGGCGCGCTTCGCGGAGCGCTTCGCCAGCTTCATCGGCCGGCGCCGCAAGCGCTGA
- a CDS encoding serine/threonine-protein kinase: MAVVYRGLHEMIQREVAIKELLPEGKRDRETLSRFRRESLALAAFRHQNIVTLYDLVEKNDSMFMVMELVDGPTLHTLIKEGPLPPDVTGVIAARIASALDHAHFRHIIHRDLKPANVMLTKSGDVKLMDFGIAKDVGLEALTQAGMAVGTPSYMSPEQVTGAPLDGRTDIFSLGVLLYEALSGARPFHGKTAGEVFAKIRDGKYTPLNKVAPNVPTPLVRIIQRAMEVKPEDRFPDAAAMRRELDVFLAEEVQVSHAGLLVAFLRHRQKLTETEAQQLLRPQELDAAAEVFDTSRSRSGGKLKWALAALVLASAAGTGLYFTQAQWAPLVQQLTR, from the coding sequence ATGGCCGTCGTGTATCGCGGCCTCCACGAGATGATTCAGCGCGAGGTGGCCATCAAGGAATTGCTGCCCGAGGGCAAGCGAGACCGCGAGACCTTGTCGCGCTTCCGGCGGGAGTCGCTCGCGCTGGCCGCCTTCCGTCACCAGAACATCGTCACGCTCTACGACCTCGTGGAGAAGAACGACAGCATGTTCATGGTGATGGAGCTGGTGGACGGCCCCACCCTGCACACGCTCATCAAGGAAGGGCCGCTGCCCCCGGACGTCACGGGTGTCATCGCCGCGCGCATCGCCAGCGCGCTGGACCACGCGCACTTCCGGCACATCATCCACCGTGACCTGAAGCCCGCCAACGTCATGCTCACCAAGTCCGGTGACGTGAAGCTGATGGACTTCGGCATCGCCAAGGACGTGGGCCTGGAGGCCCTCACCCAGGCGGGCATGGCCGTGGGCACGCCGTCGTACATGTCCCCGGAGCAGGTGACGGGCGCGCCCCTGGATGGCCGCACCGACATCTTCTCGCTGGGCGTGCTGCTCTACGAAGCCCTCTCCGGCGCCCGGCCCTTCCACGGCAAGACGGCGGGAGAGGTCTTCGCGAAGATTCGCGACGGCAAGTACACGCCACTCAACAAGGTGGCCCCCAACGTGCCCACGCCCCTGGTGCGCATCATCCAGCGCGCCATGGAGGTGAAGCCCGAGGACCGCTTCCCGGACGCCGCCGCCATGCGCCGCGAGCTGGACGTGTTCCTCGCCGAGGAGGTCCAGGTGTCGCACGCGGGGCTGCTCGTCGCCTTCCTGCGCCACCGCCAGAAGCTCACCGAGACGGAGGCCCAGCAGCTCTTGCGGCCCCAGGAGCTGGACGCGGCGGCGGAGGTCTTCGATACCTCGCGCTCACGCTCCGGTGGCAAGCTCAAGTGGGCGCTGGCGGCGCTGGTGCTGGCGTCCGCCGCGGGCACCGGGCTCTACTTCACCCAGGCGCAGTGGGCGCCGCTCGTTCAGCAGCTCACGCGCTGA
- the queF gene encoding preQ(1) synthase translates to MPSQPTKDLQTFPNPAPERDYEIAFDVPEFTCLCPLTGQPDFARFKITYVPDQSCIELKSLKLYMWAYRNEGAFHEKVTNTIAEDIIKAIQPRKLTVVGDWFVRGGIGTIVTVTHEKKQA, encoded by the coding sequence ATGCCTTCGCAGCCGACCAAGGACCTACAGACCTTCCCCAACCCGGCGCCCGAGCGCGACTACGAAATCGCGTTCGACGTCCCGGAGTTCACCTGCCTCTGCCCGCTCACGGGGCAGCCGGACTTCGCCCGGTTCAAGATTACGTACGTCCCGGACCAGAGCTGCATCGAGCTCAAGAGCCTCAAGCTCTACATGTGGGCGTACCGCAACGAGGGCGCCTTCCACGAGAAGGTCACCAACACCATCGCCGAGGACATCATCAAGGCCATCCAGCCGCGCAAGCTGACGGTGGTGGGTGACTGGTTCGTGCGCGGTGGCATCGGAACCATCGTCACCGTCACGCACGAGAAGAAGCAGGCGTAA
- a CDS encoding ATP-binding response regulator — MTLPPDVEEAFSCLPQALVRVGPDLCVQWCEASFARKTGMALRPGHSLLSALEQGRSLEAIELAVREGRAHTGHVITRELHQVRVQVKPGREEEVPGAWLVVEPSGVDDDGAFSLAVREIARAVGESLEVDSVCAAAVVALVRCAQVRRAEVYLCEEDGTELRRSAVSDLAGSETHEDLFDPTEDPFHQALALRQAQLGIQRGYGDSLGSIFAAVPLCAPRRTVGLLLLYKEQGTSFSARELELWTAAANQLAVAVENARLLREAKAALQVREEFMSIASHELKTPLTPLKLGLYTMERRLTLGQPLELSTVLKSKRQVERLVGLVDDLLDASRLDAGRLALDLAPLELGQLVAEVVDHFRAAFERPFSVEVPRERVWVRGDRDRLEQVLVNLLENAHKYSPPGEPIVVRVEKLASESRIHVQDHGIGIPGADQSQVFQRFYRARNVSHRNFGGLGLGLFISHSIARLHGGALTLASAEGHGSTFTVSLPRMPAHEVKRLPRRVLLLDEDSAQEAMAERVLCAEGFEVLTARDGAEALRRATHLPVDLIVLSTSATHGQAGVFLETFATLPRARPVPILLAGDARPWWAQEETSLCTRPYVADELVARVRNVLTQERRRTATATNVVEEVAQVGLLPRA, encoded by the coding sequence ATGACGCTTCCCCCCGACGTCGAAGAAGCCTTCTCGTGTCTCCCCCAGGCCCTGGTGCGCGTCGGTCCCGACCTGTGCGTCCAGTGGTGTGAGGCGAGCTTCGCCCGCAAGACGGGCATGGCGCTGCGTCCGGGCCACAGCCTCCTGTCCGCGCTGGAGCAGGGCCGGAGCCTGGAGGCGATAGAGCTGGCGGTCCGCGAGGGCCGCGCCCACACCGGCCACGTCATCACCCGCGAGCTGCATCAGGTGCGCGTGCAGGTGAAGCCGGGGCGCGAGGAGGAGGTGCCCGGCGCCTGGCTGGTGGTGGAGCCCTCCGGCGTGGATGACGACGGGGCCTTCTCGCTGGCGGTGCGCGAGATTGCCCGCGCCGTGGGCGAGTCGCTGGAGGTGGACAGCGTCTGCGCGGCGGCGGTGGTGGCGCTGGTGCGGTGCGCCCAGGTGCGCCGCGCGGAGGTGTACCTCTGCGAGGAGGACGGCACGGAGCTGCGCCGCTCGGCGGTGTCGGACCTGGCCGGGTCCGAGACCCATGAAGACTTGTTCGATCCGACGGAGGACCCGTTCCACCAGGCGCTGGCCCTGAGGCAGGCGCAGCTGGGCATCCAGCGCGGGTATGGGGACTCGCTGGGCTCCATCTTCGCGGCGGTGCCGCTGTGCGCGCCCCGGCGCACGGTGGGGTTGCTGCTGCTCTACAAGGAGCAGGGCACGTCCTTCTCCGCGCGGGAGCTGGAGCTGTGGACGGCGGCGGCCAACCAGCTCGCTGTGGCGGTGGAGAACGCGCGGCTCCTGAGGGAGGCGAAGGCGGCGCTCCAGGTGCGCGAGGAGTTCATGTCCATCGCGAGCCACGAGCTGAAGACGCCGCTCACGCCGCTGAAGCTGGGCCTGTACACGATGGAGCGCCGGCTCACGCTGGGGCAGCCGCTGGAGCTGTCCACGGTGCTGAAGTCCAAGCGCCAGGTCGAGCGGCTGGTGGGGCTGGTGGACGACCTCCTGGACGCGTCGAGGCTGGACGCGGGGCGGCTGGCCCTGGACCTGGCCCCGCTGGAGCTGGGGCAGCTGGTGGCGGAGGTGGTGGACCACTTCCGCGCGGCCTTCGAGCGGCCCTTCTCGGTGGAGGTGCCTCGCGAGCGGGTGTGGGTGCGCGGCGACAGGGACAGGCTGGAGCAGGTGTTGGTGAACCTGCTGGAGAACGCGCACAAGTACAGCCCGCCCGGGGAGCCGATTGTGGTGCGGGTGGAGAAGCTGGCGAGCGAGTCGCGCATCCACGTGCAGGACCACGGCATCGGGATTCCGGGCGCGGACCAGTCGCAGGTGTTCCAGCGCTTCTACCGGGCGCGCAACGTGTCGCACCGCAACTTCGGGGGCCTGGGGCTGGGGTTGTTCATCAGCCACTCCATCGCGAGGCTGCACGGGGGCGCGCTGACGCTGGCGAGCGCCGAGGGCCATGGGAGCACCTTCACCGTGAGCCTGCCGCGCATGCCGGCGCACGAGGTGAAGCGGCTGCCCCGGCGGGTGCTGCTCTTGGACGAGGACTCGGCCCAGGAGGCGATGGCCGAGCGCGTGCTGTGCGCGGAGGGCTTCGAGGTGCTCACGGCGAGGGACGGGGCGGAGGCGCTCCGGCGGGCCACGCACCTGCCGGTGGACCTCATCGTGCTGTCCACGTCCGCGACGCATGGACAGGCGGGGGTGTTCCTGGAGACGTTCGCCACGCTGCCGCGCGCGCGCCCGGTGCCGATCCTGCTGGCCGGGGACGCACGGCCCTGGTGGGCCCAGGAGGAGACGTCGCTGTGCACGCGTCCGTACGTCGCCGATGAGCTGGTGGCGCGCGTGCGCAACGTGCTGACGCAGGAGCGGCGCAGGACGGCGACGGCGACGAACGTCGTCGAAGAGGTGGCCCAGGTGGGGCTGCTGCCCCGGGCCTGA
- a CDS encoding carbohydrate deacetylase, with protein MSTRTLVINADDLGHDPAITRGILKAMREGVVSSASLMVNTPYSEAAAQESGGLSLGLHLDLARGQPLWSEFPRESLGAQGQFTEGRAAGLTADVVEAETRAQLERFTQLTGRAPKHIDVHRHLHLHANVLEGVAKAAKDAKVPVRALDSIMRHALKKLGVPTNTHFVGDTSDDPYWTLERLEAELVALPSEGIIELMCHPGYRPEKVKSSYAAQREVELATFVDPKAKEALSRLGLTPVDFGVLAPAS; from the coding sequence GTGAGCACACGCACGCTCGTCATCAACGCCGACGATTTGGGGCACGACCCCGCCATCACCCGAGGGATTCTCAAGGCCATGCGGGAGGGGGTCGTCTCCTCGGCCTCCCTCATGGTGAACACGCCCTACTCCGAGGCCGCGGCCCAGGAGTCGGGGGGCCTGTCACTCGGGCTGCACCTGGACCTGGCCCGGGGCCAGCCGCTGTGGAGCGAGTTCCCCCGCGAGTCGCTGGGGGCCCAGGGACAGTTCACCGAGGGGCGCGCCGCCGGGCTGACCGCGGACGTGGTGGAGGCGGAGACGCGCGCCCAGCTGGAGCGCTTCACCCAGCTCACGGGCCGCGCCCCGAAGCACATCGACGTGCACCGGCATCTGCACCTGCACGCGAACGTGCTGGAGGGCGTGGCGAAGGCCGCCAAGGACGCGAAGGTGCCCGTGCGCGCGCTCGACTCCATCATGCGCCACGCGCTGAAGAAGCTCGGCGTGCCCACGAACACGCACTTCGTGGGGGACACGAGCGACGACCCGTACTGGACGCTGGAGCGGCTGGAGGCGGAGCTGGTGGCGCTGCCCTCCGAGGGCATCATCGAGCTGATGTGCCACCCGGGCTACCGCCCCGAGAAGGTGAAGAGCAGCTACGCCGCGCAGCGCGAGGTGGAGCTGGCCACCTTCGTGGACCCGAAGGCGAAGGAGGCCCTGTCGCGCCTGGGGCTCACGCCGGTGGACTTCGGCGTGCTCGCGCCCGCGAGCTGA
- a CDS encoding extracellular catalytic domain type 1 short-chain-length polyhydroxyalkanoate depolymerase, which translates to MHRGPFLALLFLTALGCSSSPDTRPEPQAPPEPDAGTPMAEPQVPDRASCQGLSAGPGTHDWTVTHDGRERAYRVHVPPGYDATRPTPTVVAFHGYGSNPEQLERQTGLSTLADTEGFLVVYPRGLSAQELNGGPPPPLQDNTRGWNAGACCGSSQISQVDDVGFVDAMMADLDTHVCVDPRRTFATGFSNGGFFSYRLACERAGRFAAVAPVSGMAPSSGCSPSRPVPVLHIHGTEDTVILYEGGSNIPFGRPYPSARDSVRGWAERNGCGGPEEQTYQRGNSTCVAFTGCTPESATASLCTVQGGNHTWPGSPVSSGNPTRDLDASLEAWRFFQGRPRP; encoded by the coding sequence ATGCACCGCGGCCCCTTCCTGGCACTGCTCTTCCTGACGGCTCTGGGCTGTTCCTCGTCACCCGACACCCGGCCGGAGCCCCAGGCGCCGCCGGAGCCGGACGCGGGCACGCCCATGGCGGAGCCCCAGGTGCCGGACCGCGCGTCCTGCCAGGGACTGTCCGCGGGCCCGGGTACCCACGACTGGACAGTGACCCACGACGGACGGGAGCGCGCCTACCGGGTGCATGTGCCCCCCGGCTACGACGCCACCCGCCCCACGCCCACCGTGGTGGCCTTCCACGGCTATGGCTCCAACCCCGAGCAGCTGGAGCGGCAGACGGGCCTGTCCACGCTCGCCGACACCGAGGGCTTCCTCGTCGTGTACCCGCGAGGCCTCAGCGCCCAGGAGCTCAACGGCGGCCCGCCTCCGCCCCTCCAGGACAACACCCGGGGATGGAATGCGGGCGCGTGCTGCGGCTCGTCCCAGATATCCCAGGTGGACGACGTGGGCTTCGTGGACGCGATGATGGCGGACCTGGACACGCACGTGTGCGTGGACCCTCGGCGCACGTTCGCCACGGGCTTCTCCAACGGGGGCTTCTTCTCGTACCGGCTGGCCTGTGAGCGCGCGGGGCGCTTCGCCGCCGTCGCCCCCGTGTCCGGCATGGCGCCCTCGAGCGGGTGCTCGCCGTCCCGCCCCGTGCCGGTGCTGCACATCCACGGCACGGAGGACACCGTCATCCTCTACGAGGGGGGCAGCAACATCCCCTTCGGTCGTCCCTACCCCTCCGCGCGGGACTCGGTGCGAGGCTGGGCGGAGCGCAACGGCTGCGGTGGGCCGGAGGAGCAGACGTATCAGCGGGGCAACAGCACCTGCGTGGCGTTCACCGGCTGTACTCCGGAGAGCGCCACCGCGTCGCTGTGCACCGTGCAGGGTGGCAACCACACGTGGCCCGGCAGTCCCGTGAGCTCGGGCAACCCCACGCGCGACTTGGACGCCTCGCTCGAGGCCTGGCGCTTCTTCCAGGGCCGACCGCGCCCCTGA